Proteins co-encoded in one Acidisarcina sp. genomic window:
- a CDS encoding response regulator: protein MSDNQVKPKVLVADDERVIADTLAIILNQSGFSATAVYSGEKAVETAKVLQPDMVISDVIMTDLNGIDAAIQIRAMLPSCKILLFSGQAATADLLDRARSQGHEFEILAKPVHPQDLLARLRS, encoded by the coding sequence CCCAAGGTTCTGGTAGCCGATGATGAGCGAGTGATTGCAGATACGCTGGCCATCATTCTCAACCAGAGCGGATTCAGCGCAACAGCGGTATATAGCGGCGAAAAGGCGGTAGAGACCGCGAAGGTCCTTCAGCCGGATATGGTGATCAGCGACGTCATCATGACGGACCTGAACGGTATCGATGCGGCGATCCAGATCCGCGCGATGCTCCCATCGTGCAAGATTCTTCTCTTTTCCGGCCAGGCGGCGACGGCGGATCTCCTCGATCGTGCCCGCAGCCAGGGACACGAGTTTGAGATTCTTGCCAAGCCTGTTCACCCACAGGATTTGCTGGCGCGACTGCGCAGTTAG
- a CDS encoding Beta-galactosidase C-terminal domain → MKQSGVTPVLPGTPDGVEVCQRSNAQRRVLILINHTTKAERIDLHGSLRDLLADGTPQRSSIELEPYGVAVLEQSNR, encoded by the coding sequence GTGAAGCAGAGCGGAGTTACGCCTGTCCTGCCAGGCACGCCAGACGGAGTTGAGGTCTGTCAGCGGTCGAATGCCCAGCGCCGGGTCCTCATCCTGATTAACCACACCACGAAGGCTGAGCGCATCGATTTGCATGGCTCTCTGCGTGACCTGCTCGCCGACGGCACACCGCAACGCTCCAGCATCGAACTGGAACCGTATGGCGTCGCCGTGCTCGAACAGTCAAACCGCTAG